Proteins encoded within one genomic window of Pseudocalidococcus azoricus BACA0444:
- the recG gene encoding ATP-dependent DNA helicase RecG, producing the protein MSASLDWQRLQKALAIEADRGFGDMVGREYRFSEYLYLQLSTPERPELPKPLSERWQRAAENFATYPELSIPQRRHLVAETRRLIYQAQQSLNPPPVKIQQTKVLNQGLNTLSGLNKWGVERLQKLGLLTIRDLLFYYPRDHIDYARQVPIRELVPGETVTLVGTVRRCQVFTSPRNQKLTILEIVIQDRTGQLKLNRFYAGTRFTNRGWQEQQKRLYAPQTIIAASGLVKGGKYGLTLEDPDIEVLDQAGGNIESLTIGRIVPVYPLTEGVSPDLIRKSVQLALPYTEELPDPLPLDLRQAHDLIDLPTALKQIHFPDDHETLSLARRRLVFDEFFYLQLGLLRRRQQQQAAQKSNPLTPTGALLEEFYQVLPFQLTQAQQRVVQEILQDLEQPIPMNRLVQGDVGSGKTVVAVIAMLAAIQSGYQTALMAPTEVLAEQHYQKLLAWLTQLHLPVELLTGSTKAAKRRQIHSHLQTGELTVLVGTHALIQDAVEFNRLGLVVIDEQHRFGVEQRAKLQQKGVFPHVLTMTATPIPRTLALTLHGDLDVSQIDELPPGRQPIQTTILGRGERQQAYDLIRREVAQGRQVYVVLPLVEESEKLDLKSAIEEHQHLQTVFPNFTVGLLHGKMSSVEKEAAINEFRDGHTQLLVATTVVEVGVDVPNATVMLIEHAERFGLSQLHQLRGRVGRGSHQSFCLLLNSSKSDPARQRLNVLSQSQDGFFIAEMDFRLRGPGEVLGTRQSGLPDFALASLVEDQDCLELARTAAESIIAKDKTLQAWPLLLAELDTRHRQLLGGTILT; encoded by the coding sequence ATGTCTGCGTCTCTAGATTGGCAACGACTCCAAAAGGCCTTGGCCATCGAGGCGGATCGCGGCTTTGGAGATATGGTCGGGCGGGAATATCGGTTTAGTGAATATCTCTACCTACAACTTTCAACTCCAGAACGCCCTGAATTACCAAAACCTTTATCAGAACGCTGGCAGCGAGCCGCGGAGAATTTTGCCACCTATCCTGAGTTATCCATTCCCCAACGCCGACACCTAGTCGCTGAAACCCGCCGCTTAATTTACCAGGCCCAGCAGTCTCTCAATCCACCCCCTGTTAAAATTCAACAAACAAAGGTCTTAAATCAAGGACTCAATACCCTCTCCGGCCTGAATAAATGGGGAGTTGAGCGGCTGCAAAAATTAGGATTATTAACGATTCGAGATTTATTGTTCTACTATCCCCGTGACCACATTGACTATGCCCGCCAAGTCCCCATTCGAGAGTTAGTCCCCGGAGAAACTGTCACCCTAGTCGGAACTGTCCGCCGTTGCCAAGTCTTTACCAGTCCCCGCAATCAGAAGCTAACCATCCTCGAAATCGTCATTCAGGATCGCACTGGCCAACTCAAACTGAATCGCTTTTATGCCGGGACGCGGTTTACGAATCGGGGTTGGCAAGAACAACAAAAACGGCTTTATGCCCCGCAAACGATCATTGCCGCCTCGGGCCTGGTGAAAGGGGGAAAATATGGCCTAACCTTGGAGGATCCAGATATTGAAGTCCTGGATCAGGCCGGGGGGAATATTGAATCCTTGACCATTGGGCGGATAGTTCCCGTGTATCCCTTGACCGAAGGCGTATCCCCAGACTTAATTCGCAAATCGGTGCAGTTAGCTCTACCTTACACAGAAGAACTACCGGATCCGCTCCCCCTAGACTTGCGCCAGGCCCATGACTTAATTGATTTACCCACCGCATTAAAGCAAATTCACTTCCCCGATGATCACGAAACATTGAGTTTGGCCCGGCGGCGATTGGTGTTTGATGAGTTTTTCTATTTGCAATTGGGGCTTTTACGGCGGCGGCAACAACAACAGGCGGCACAAAAAAGTAATCCCCTTACACCCACCGGAGCCTTACTAGAGGAGTTTTATCAAGTCTTGCCGTTTCAGCTAACCCAGGCCCAGCAGCGGGTGGTTCAGGAAATTTTGCAGGATTTAGAGCAGCCGATCCCAATGAATCGTTTAGTCCAAGGGGATGTTGGTTCTGGGAAGACGGTGGTGGCGGTGATTGCCATGTTGGCGGCGATTCAGTCCGGGTATCAAACGGCCCTCATGGCTCCAACGGAAGTTTTGGCCGAACAGCATTATCAGAAGCTTTTGGCCTGGTTAACCCAACTCCATTTACCCGTGGAACTCCTGACTGGATCCACGAAAGCGGCCAAACGTCGTCAAATTCATAGTCACCTCCAGACTGGGGAATTAACGGTCTTAGTGGGAACCCATGCCCTGATCCAAGATGCAGTAGAGTTTAATCGCCTGGGCCTGGTAGTGATTGATGAACAACATCGGTTTGGGGTGGAACAACGGGCAAAATTGCAGCAAAAAGGCGTATTTCCCCATGTCCTGACCATGACCGCCACCCCAATTCCGCGCACCTTGGCCTTAACTTTGCATGGCGATTTAGATGTGAGTCAAATTGATGAACTTCCCCCCGGCCGGCAACCGATTCAAACCACCATTCTAGGTCGAGGCGAACGGCAACAGGCCTATGATTTAATTCGCCGAGAAGTGGCTCAGGGGCGGCAGGTTTATGTGGTCTTACCCCTAGTCGAAGAATCAGAAAAACTCGACTTAAAATCCGCCATTGAAGAACATCAACACTTGCAAACCGTGTTTCCTAATTTCACTGTGGGATTACTGCATGGGAAAATGTCATCGGTAGAGAAAGAAGCGGCAATTAATGAATTTCGCGATGGACATACTCAACTTTTGGTTGCCACAACGGTGGTTGAAGTTGGTGTTGATGTTCCCAATGCTACTGTCATGCTAATTGAACATGCAGAACGGTTTGGCCTGTCGCAACTGCATCAACTCCGGGGGCGGGTGGGGCGGGGTTCCCATCAATCCTTTTGTTTACTCTTGAATAGCTCAAAATCCGATCCGGCCCGGCAACGCTTAAATGTTTTGTCTCAATCTCAAGATGGTTTCTTTATTGCGGAAATGGATTTTAGACTCCGGGGGCCTGGGGAGGTGTTAGGTACGCGTCAGTCGGGATTGCCGGATTTTGCCTTGGCCAGCCTAGTGGAAGATCAAGATTGCTTAGAATTAGCTCGGACAGCGGCGGAATCCATCATCGCTAAGGATAAAACCCTCCAGGCCTGGCCGCTGTTGTTGGCAGAACTCGATACCCGACACCGACAGTTACTAGGCGGCACAATTTTGACTTAG